The following coding sequences are from one Nicotiana tabacum cultivar K326 chromosome 1, ASM71507v2, whole genome shotgun sequence window:
- the LOC107832511 gene encoding putative aspartic protease At2g35615 has translation MEMNHKNSFSLLFFLAFLALVSCRKTKTNHHGVKGFTLDLIHRDSPLSPLYNPSITPSRRLRDAYHRSFSRASFFKAATSSSSLERSFIHQKEFQSDVIPIPGEYLMKFSIGTPPVETVAIADTGSDLTWIQCKPCADCFQQTAPLFDSRKSSTYKTVKCDTKACEIVGSTTCVRKNVCEYEMSYGDQSHSVGDVAFETFTFDTLNFPSKTDKSKVSFPNVVFGCGHDNGGTFTNLTSGIVGLGGSNISIVKQLDKEVVGSFSYCLIPLDLSSSSASNATSHISFGPLARLSGPKVVTTPIILKEPRTYYYINLESVSVGKKKLAFKSSRLSSFAADGELGNMIIDSGTTLTFVPSDFYENLESTLVDTIKGKRKEDPTGTFALCYESKNGVINAPEIVFHFTNADVELLPTSTFAEVDEGLACLTIVPADEIAIFGNLAQVNYLIGYDLIHERLSFLPTDCTKH, from the exons ATGGAGATGAATCACAAAAACTCTTTTAGCCTCTTATTCTTCTTAGCCTTTTTAGCTTTAGTTTCTTGTcgaaaaaccaaaaccaaccatcATGGTGTAAAAGGATTCACTCTTGATCTCATCCACCGCGATTCTCCTCTTTCTCCGTTGTACAACCCTTCTATCACCCCTTCCCGACGCCTTAGAGATGCCTACCACCGGTCCTTTTCCCGTGCATCTTTTTTCAAAGCTGCCACTTCATCATCGTCACTAGAGCGTTCCTTTATCCACCAAAAAGAATTCCAATCTGATGTCATTCCAATCCCCGGTGAATACCTCATGAAATTCTCAATTGGTACACCCCCCGTGGAAACCGTTGCGATTGCTGACACTGGTAGTGACTTGACATGGATTCAATGCAAGCCTTGTGCCGATTGTTTTCAACAAACAGCACCGCTCTTTGATTCTAGAAAAAGCTCCACTTATAAAACTGTCAAGTGTGATACTAAGGCATGTGAGATAGTGGGGAGTACCACTTGTGTTAGAAAAAATGTTTGTGAATATGAGATGAGTTATGGTGACCAATCACATAGTGTTGGTGATGTTGCTTTTGAGACCTTCACTTTTGATACCTTAAATTTTCCTTCAAAAACTGACAAAAGCAAAGTTTCTTTTCCTAATGTTGTATTTGGTTGTGGCCATGATAATGGTGGCACGTTCACAAATTTGACTTCTGGGATCGTTGGATTAGGAGGTTCAAATATCTCAATCGTTAAACAACTCGATAAAGAAGTGGTTGGATCATTCTCTTATTGTTTAATCCCATTGGATTTATCATCTTCTTCTGCTTCTAATGCTACAAGTCATATTAGTTTTGGACCTTTAGCACGTCTTTCTGGACCTAAAGTTGTTACAACTCCTATAATTCTAAAGGAGCCCAGAACGTACTACTATATAAATCTTGAAAGTGTTAGTGTTGGGAAAAAGAAGTTGGCATTCAAGAGTTCGAGACTAAGTTCTTTTGCTGCTGATGGTGAATTAGGGAATATGATAATTGATTCTGGGACGACATTGACATTTGTCCCTAGTGATTTTTACGAGAATTTGGAATCAACATTGGTGGATACGATCAAAG GTAAAAGGAAGGAGGATCCGACCGGAACTTTTGCGCTATGTTACGAGTCTAAAAATGGTGTTATTAATGCTCCTGAGATTGTGTTCCATTTCACGAATGCTGATGTTGAGTTGTTACCAACGAGTACAtttgcagaagttgatgaaggtTTGGCTTGTTTGACAATTGTGCCAGCCGATGAAATTGCTATATTTGGAAACTTGGCGCAAGTGAATTACCTTATTGGATATGATCTTATACACGAAAGACTCTCTTTCTTGCCTACTGATTGTACCAAGCACTGA
- the LOC107798962 gene encoding uncharacterized protein LOC107798962, which produces MADFSFLSDDSDNEKAVDELLSQAMDQSVLEQVVAINCSGFTDSLLPTQLETRFRKLKSLPTTSSKPDTLTKSSRSFCSSEFPKTKKSYDDDDNEKIEGTPVEEKGSEVNLGHGFVQENDVYTKNPVEEKGFEVNLEHGFVQKQTKSKVHSNKDDIFTKSPDGKKGKKSKSLSGSMSSDSWDFSKDCLSPPTKPGCFWCSPKKESNKKGKENRGMKWGKNHDEFLSDLSAFSVKNQEKLMKKAMMEQEKINREAEKIVKWAKQASARLDVSSIEDELSDDDTFK; this is translated from the coding sequence ATGGCagatttctcttttctttctgatGATAGCGACAATGAAAAAGCAGTAGATGAACTCCTTTCTCAAGCAATGGACCAATCTGTCCTTGAACAAGTTGTTGCTATAAACTGCTCTGGTTTTACTGACTCTCTCCTCCCCACTCAGCTCGAAACTCGCTTTCGCAAACTCAAATCCCTTCCAACAACATCCTCAAAACCTGATACTCTCACAAAAAGTTCCAGAAGTTTCTGTTCCTCGGAGTTCCCAAAAACCAAGAAAAGTTATGATGATGACGACAATGAGAAAATTGAAGGAACCCCAGTTGAGGAAAAGGGTTCAGAAGTGAATTTGGGACATGGGTTtgttcaagaaaatgatgtttaTACAAAAAACCCAGTTGAGGAAAAGGGTTTTGAGGTGAATTTGGAACATGGGTTTGTTCAGAAACAAACAAAATCAAAGGTTCATTCGAATAAAGatgatatttttacaaaatccccagatggaaaaaaggggaaaaagtcAAAATCTTTATCTGGTTCAATGTCATCAGATTCTTGGGATTTTTCAAAAGATTGTTTGTCTCCACCAACGAAACCTGGGTGTTTTTGGTGTTCACCTAAGAAGGAGTCTAATAAAAAGGGGAAAGAGAATCGGGGTATGAAATGGGGGAAGAATCATGATGAGTTTTTATCGGATTTGAGTGCGTTTTCGGTGAAAAATCAAGagaagttgatgaagaaagcTATGATGGAGCAAGAGAAGATTAATAGAGAAGCTGAGAAGATTGTTAAGTGGGCAAAACAAGCATCTGCTAGATTGGATGTTTCTAGCATTGAAGATGAACTCAGTGATGATGACactttcaaatga